From Rhodamnia argentea isolate NSW1041297 chromosome 10, ASM2092103v1, whole genome shotgun sequence, a single genomic window includes:
- the LOC115729223 gene encoding probable serine/threonine-protein kinase SIS8 isoform X3: MAETRDEAGPSEQGTPTAPWWPSDFMEKFASVSLGSQEESLSNKESPRNAEQDALSPQTASQILWSTGMLSDPIPNGFYSVIPEKRLKEHFDTIPTLEELHALGAEGVRADAILVDFKKDRKLTMLKQLMLTLVKGANSNPAATIKKIAGLVSDVYKRPNAESPAKAALEESSHMFENRVVQMLGQIKHGSCRPRAILFKVLADTVGLESRLMVGLPIEGGVECVDSYKHMSVMVTLNSVELLVDLMRFPGQLIPRSTKAIFMTHISAAGESDSAENDSCDSPLEPNSPLYGYSEKVDPESADKDERLQFHRRLEASNISGRSLRDLMIDRKLSPEHPSLRIRGRSMLSGDRKLHRDFVNEATSSRSEGASTSEARRIRRRSISITPEIGDDIVRAVRAMNETLKQNRLLREQGNDRSFSFTSDERNSKDLQKDPQASSFHFDAHDEVSGGISPMYDRENISSQKAISLPSSPHEFRGESSERSLVVNYPCDNELFSTWNKVLESQMFNNQPLLPYQEWNIAFSELTVGTRVGIGFFGEVFRGLWNGTDVAIKVFLEQDLTAENMEDFCNEISILSRLRHPNVILFLGACTRPPHLSMVTEYMEMGSLYYLIHLSGQKKKLSWRRRLKMIRDICRGLMCIHRMKIVHRDLKSANCLVNKHWTVKICDFGLSRMMINSPMRDSSSAGTPEWMAPELIRNEPFTEKCDIFSLGVIMWELCTLNRPWDGVPPERVVYAVANEGSRLDIPEGPLGRLITDCWAEPQERPSCEEILSRLLDCE; the protein is encoded by the exons AGTTTAAGTAACAAAGAATCCCCTAGGAATGCTGAGCAAGATGCATTGTCTCCTCAGACAGCCTCCCAAATTCTTTGGAGCACTGGAATGCTTTCTGACCCGATTCCCAATGGATTTTATTCTGTCATTCCT GAGAAACGGCTCAAAGAGCATTTTGATACCATTCCGACACTGGAAGAGCTTCATGCGCTGGGTGCAGAAGGCGTCAGAGCTGATGCCATTCTGGTAGACTTTAAAAAGGACAGAAAGCTGACTATGCTGAAGCAGCTGATGCTAACTCTAGTTAAGGGAGCAAATTCAAATCCTGCTGCAACAATTAAGAAGATTGCTGGACTG GTTTCTGATGTTTATAAAAGGCCAAATGCGGAGAGTCCTGCAAAAGCTGCACTAGAGGAGAGCTCCCACATGTTTGAGAATCGTGTTGTCCAGATGTTGGGCCAAATAAAGCATGGTTCATGTCGTCCTCGAGCTATTTTGTTTAAGGTTCTTGCAGATACAGTAGGTCTTGAAAGTAGGCTCATGGTG GGTTTACCAATTGAGGGGGGCGTTGAGTGTGTTGACTCGTATAAGCACATGTCTGTGATGGTTACATTGAATTCGGTGGAACTGCTTGTAGATCTTATGCGATTTCCGGGCCAACTGATTCCCCGTTCGACTAAGGCCATCTTTATGACCCATATTTCTGCAGCAGGGGAAAGTGATTCTGCAGAAAATGATTCCTGTGATTCACCGCTTGAACCAAATAGCCCCCTCTATGGATATTCTGAGAAGGTGGATCCTGAAAG TGCTGACAAAGATGAAAGATTGCAATTCCATCGAAGATTAGAGGCCTCGAATATTTCTGGTCGGTCCTTGAGAGATCTGATGATCGACAGGAAGTTGAG cCCAGAGCATCCTTCTCTTCGAATTCGTGGACGGTCAATGCTAAGTGGTGATAGGAAGTTACATAGAGATTTTGTCAATGAAGCAACTTCATCAAG GTCAGAAGGTGCATCCACTTCAGAAGCTCGAAggataagaagaagaagcataagCATCACCCCAGAGATTGGCGATGATATTGTGAG GGCTGTGCGGGCAATGAATGAGACATTGAAGCAAAACCGACTACTGAGAGAGCAAGGGAATGATAGGTCATTCTCTTTTACTTCAGATGAAAGAAATAGCAAAGATCTACAGAAAGAC cCTCAGGCATCAAGTTTCCATTTTGATGCTCATGATGAAGTCTCTGGTGGAATATCTCCGATGTATGATCGGGAGAATATAAGTTCTCAGAAGGCTATATCGTTGCCCTCATCTCCTCATGAGTTCAGAGGTGAATCCTCTGAGAGAAGCCTTGTAGTGAACTATCCATGCGACAATGAATTGTTTTCGACGTGGAATAAAGTTCTGGAATCTCAAATGTTCAATAACCAACCTTTACTTCCTTACCAAGAGTGGAATATCGCTTTTTCAGAATTGACCGTTGGGACTCGTGTTGGGATAG GGTTCTTTGGGGAAGTTTTCCGTGGCTTATGGAATGGGACAGACGTTGCTATTAAGGTTTTCCTAGAGCAAGATCTTACTGCTGAAAACATGGAAGACTTCTGCAACGAGATTTCCATTCTAAG CCGTCTTCGACATCCTAATG TGATACTATTTTTGGGGGCGTGCACGAGGCCTCCACATCTTTCTATGGTAACCGAGTACATGGAGATGGGCTCCTTGTACTATTTGATCCATTTGAGTGGTCAGAAAAAGAAGCTTAGTTGGAGGCGGAGACTTAAAATGATACGTGATATATGCAG GGGGTTGATGTGCATTCACCGGATGAAGATAGTACATCGTGACTTAAAAAGTGCTAATTGTCTTGTTAATAAGCATTGGACCGTGAAGATATGCGACTTTGGCCTATCAAGGATGATGATAAACTCACCCATGAGAGACTCTTCATCTGCTGGAACACCAGAATGGATGGCTCCTGAGCTTATACGCAATGAACCCTTCACCGAGAAATGTGATATCTTCAGCCTGGGGGTGATAATGTGGGAGCTCTGCACTTTAAATAGACCATGGGATGGTGTGCCACCAGAGAGG GTGGTATATGCAGTAGCTAATGAAGGATCCAGGTTGGATATACCTGAAGGTCCTCTCGGAAGGCTAATCACAG ATTGCTGGGCGGAACCGCAAGAAAGGCCTAGCTGTGAGGAGATTCTCTCCCGGTTGCTTGACTGCGAGTGA
- the LOC115731699 gene encoding protein LIGHT-DEPENDENT SHORT HYPOCOTYLS 10: protein MSSERGKETAELGSSRSPSDQQPATPSRYESQKRRDWNTFGHYLRNQRPPVPLSQCNCNHVLEFLRYLDQFGKTKVHLQGCMFYGQPEPPAPCTCPLRQAWGSLDALIGRLRAAYEENGGSPETNPFASGAIRVYLREVRECQAKARGIPYKKKKKATSTQDKGGDGSSSAMHFQG, encoded by the coding sequence ATGTCAAGTGAAAGAGGAAAGGAGACAGCCGAGTTGGGGTCATCCAGATCTCCTAGCGACCAGCAGCCGGCGACACCGAGCCGATATGAATCCCAGAAGCGGCGAGATTGGAACACGTTCGGCCATTACCTGCGGAACCAGAGGCCACCAGTCCCGCTCTCGCAGTGCAATTGCAACCATGTTCTTGAGTTCCTCCGGTACCTCGATCAATTCGGGAAGACCAAGGTCCACTTGCAAGGGTGCATGTTCTACGGGCAGCCCGAGCCCCCCGCGCCGTGCACATGCCCCCTCCGCCAAGCTTGGGGCAGCTTGGATGCCCTGATCGGGAGGCTCCGGGCTGCCTACGAGGAGAATGGCGGGTCCCCGGAGACGAACCCTTTTGCTAGCGGTGCAATTAGGGTGTACCTTAGGGAGGTGAGGGAGTGCCAAGCCAAGGCAAGAGGAATTCcatacaagaagaagaagaaggccactTCGACTCAAGATAAGGGCGGCGATGGATCAAGTTCGGCCATGCATTTCCAAGGTTAA
- the LOC115729223 gene encoding probable serine/threonine-protein kinase SIS8 isoform X2 has protein sequence MAETRDEAGPSEQGTPTAPWWPSDFMEKFASVSLGSQEESLSNKESPRNAEQDALSPQTASQILWSTGMLSDPIPNGFYSVIPEKRLKEHFDTIPTLEELHALGAEGVRADAILVDFKKDRKLTMLKQLMLTLVKGANSNPAATIKKIAGLVSDVYKRPNAESPAKAALEESSHMFENRVVQMLGQIKHGSCRPRAILFKVLADTVGLESRLMVGLPIEGGVECVDSYKHMSVMVTLNSVELLVDLMRFPGQLIPRSTKAIFMTHISAAGESDSAENDSCDSPLEPNSPLYGYSEKVDPESADKDERLQFHRRLEASNISGRSLRDLMIDRKLSLSQSEPNIANTFWRRSRRKVVAEQRTASSSPEHPSLRIRGRSMLSGDRKLHRDFVNEATSSRSEGASTSEARRIRRRSISITPEIGDDIVRAVRAMNETLKQNRLLREQGNDRSFSFTSDERNSKDLQKDASSFHFDAHDEVSGGISPMYDRENISSQKAISLPSSPHEFRGESSERSLVVNYPCDNELFSTWNKVLESQMFNNQPLLPYQEWNIAFSELTVGTRVGIGFFGEVFRGLWNGTDVAIKVFLEQDLTAENMEDFCNEISILSRLRHPNVILFLGACTRPPHLSMVTEYMEMGSLYYLIHLSGQKKKLSWRRRLKMIRDICRGLMCIHRMKIVHRDLKSANCLVNKHWTVKICDFGLSRMMINSPMRDSSSAGTPEWMAPELIRNEPFTEKCDIFSLGVIMWELCTLNRPWDGVPPERVVYAVANEGSRLDIPEGPLGRLITDCWAEPQERPSCEEILSRLLDCE, from the exons AGTTTAAGTAACAAAGAATCCCCTAGGAATGCTGAGCAAGATGCATTGTCTCCTCAGACAGCCTCCCAAATTCTTTGGAGCACTGGAATGCTTTCTGACCCGATTCCCAATGGATTTTATTCTGTCATTCCT GAGAAACGGCTCAAAGAGCATTTTGATACCATTCCGACACTGGAAGAGCTTCATGCGCTGGGTGCAGAAGGCGTCAGAGCTGATGCCATTCTGGTAGACTTTAAAAAGGACAGAAAGCTGACTATGCTGAAGCAGCTGATGCTAACTCTAGTTAAGGGAGCAAATTCAAATCCTGCTGCAACAATTAAGAAGATTGCTGGACTG GTTTCTGATGTTTATAAAAGGCCAAATGCGGAGAGTCCTGCAAAAGCTGCACTAGAGGAGAGCTCCCACATGTTTGAGAATCGTGTTGTCCAGATGTTGGGCCAAATAAAGCATGGTTCATGTCGTCCTCGAGCTATTTTGTTTAAGGTTCTTGCAGATACAGTAGGTCTTGAAAGTAGGCTCATGGTG GGTTTACCAATTGAGGGGGGCGTTGAGTGTGTTGACTCGTATAAGCACATGTCTGTGATGGTTACATTGAATTCGGTGGAACTGCTTGTAGATCTTATGCGATTTCCGGGCCAACTGATTCCCCGTTCGACTAAGGCCATCTTTATGACCCATATTTCTGCAGCAGGGGAAAGTGATTCTGCAGAAAATGATTCCTGTGATTCACCGCTTGAACCAAATAGCCCCCTCTATGGATATTCTGAGAAGGTGGATCCTGAAAG TGCTGACAAAGATGAAAGATTGCAATTCCATCGAAGATTAGAGGCCTCGAATATTTCTGGTCGGTCCTTGAGAGATCTGATGATCGACAGGAAGTTGAG CTTATCACAGAGTGAACCAAACATTGCGAACACATTTTGGAGACGTAGTCGGAGAAAGGTTGTTGCTGAGCAAAGGACTGCTAGTTCAAG cCCAGAGCATCCTTCTCTTCGAATTCGTGGACGGTCAATGCTAAGTGGTGATAGGAAGTTACATAGAGATTTTGTCAATGAAGCAACTTCATCAAG GTCAGAAGGTGCATCCACTTCAGAAGCTCGAAggataagaagaagaagcataagCATCACCCCAGAGATTGGCGATGATATTGTGAG GGCTGTGCGGGCAATGAATGAGACATTGAAGCAAAACCGACTACTGAGAGAGCAAGGGAATGATAGGTCATTCTCTTTTACTTCAGATGAAAGAAATAGCAAAGATCTACAGAAAGAC GCATCAAGTTTCCATTTTGATGCTCATGATGAAGTCTCTGGTGGAATATCTCCGATGTATGATCGGGAGAATATAAGTTCTCAGAAGGCTATATCGTTGCCCTCATCTCCTCATGAGTTCAGAGGTGAATCCTCTGAGAGAAGCCTTGTAGTGAACTATCCATGCGACAATGAATTGTTTTCGACGTGGAATAAAGTTCTGGAATCTCAAATGTTCAATAACCAACCTTTACTTCCTTACCAAGAGTGGAATATCGCTTTTTCAGAATTGACCGTTGGGACTCGTGTTGGGATAG GGTTCTTTGGGGAAGTTTTCCGTGGCTTATGGAATGGGACAGACGTTGCTATTAAGGTTTTCCTAGAGCAAGATCTTACTGCTGAAAACATGGAAGACTTCTGCAACGAGATTTCCATTCTAAG CCGTCTTCGACATCCTAATG TGATACTATTTTTGGGGGCGTGCACGAGGCCTCCACATCTTTCTATGGTAACCGAGTACATGGAGATGGGCTCCTTGTACTATTTGATCCATTTGAGTGGTCAGAAAAAGAAGCTTAGTTGGAGGCGGAGACTTAAAATGATACGTGATATATGCAG GGGGTTGATGTGCATTCACCGGATGAAGATAGTACATCGTGACTTAAAAAGTGCTAATTGTCTTGTTAATAAGCATTGGACCGTGAAGATATGCGACTTTGGCCTATCAAGGATGATGATAAACTCACCCATGAGAGACTCTTCATCTGCTGGAACACCAGAATGGATGGCTCCTGAGCTTATACGCAATGAACCCTTCACCGAGAAATGTGATATCTTCAGCCTGGGGGTGATAATGTGGGAGCTCTGCACTTTAAATAGACCATGGGATGGTGTGCCACCAGAGAGG GTGGTATATGCAGTAGCTAATGAAGGATCCAGGTTGGATATACCTGAAGGTCCTCTCGGAAGGCTAATCACAG ATTGCTGGGCGGAACCGCAAGAAAGGCCTAGCTGTGAGGAGATTCTCTCCCGGTTGCTTGACTGCGAGTGA
- the LOC115729223 gene encoding probable serine/threonine-protein kinase SIS8 isoform X1: MAETRDEAGPSEQGTPTAPWWPSDFMEKFASVSLGSQEESLSNKESPRNAEQDALSPQTASQILWSTGMLSDPIPNGFYSVIPEKRLKEHFDTIPTLEELHALGAEGVRADAILVDFKKDRKLTMLKQLMLTLVKGANSNPAATIKKIAGLVSDVYKRPNAESPAKAALEESSHMFENRVVQMLGQIKHGSCRPRAILFKVLADTVGLESRLMVGLPIEGGVECVDSYKHMSVMVTLNSVELLVDLMRFPGQLIPRSTKAIFMTHISAAGESDSAENDSCDSPLEPNSPLYGYSEKVDPESADKDERLQFHRRLEASNISGRSLRDLMIDRKLSLSQSEPNIANTFWRRSRRKVVAEQRTASSSPEHPSLRIRGRSMLSGDRKLHRDFVNEATSSRSEGASTSEARRIRRRSISITPEIGDDIVRAVRAMNETLKQNRLLREQGNDRSFSFTSDERNSKDLQKDPQASSFHFDAHDEVSGGISPMYDRENISSQKAISLPSSPHEFRGESSERSLVVNYPCDNELFSTWNKVLESQMFNNQPLLPYQEWNIAFSELTVGTRVGIGFFGEVFRGLWNGTDVAIKVFLEQDLTAENMEDFCNEISILSRLRHPNVILFLGACTRPPHLSMVTEYMEMGSLYYLIHLSGQKKKLSWRRRLKMIRDICRGLMCIHRMKIVHRDLKSANCLVNKHWTVKICDFGLSRMMINSPMRDSSSAGTPEWMAPELIRNEPFTEKCDIFSLGVIMWELCTLNRPWDGVPPERVVYAVANEGSRLDIPEGPLGRLITDCWAEPQERPSCEEILSRLLDCE; the protein is encoded by the exons AGTTTAAGTAACAAAGAATCCCCTAGGAATGCTGAGCAAGATGCATTGTCTCCTCAGACAGCCTCCCAAATTCTTTGGAGCACTGGAATGCTTTCTGACCCGATTCCCAATGGATTTTATTCTGTCATTCCT GAGAAACGGCTCAAAGAGCATTTTGATACCATTCCGACACTGGAAGAGCTTCATGCGCTGGGTGCAGAAGGCGTCAGAGCTGATGCCATTCTGGTAGACTTTAAAAAGGACAGAAAGCTGACTATGCTGAAGCAGCTGATGCTAACTCTAGTTAAGGGAGCAAATTCAAATCCTGCTGCAACAATTAAGAAGATTGCTGGACTG GTTTCTGATGTTTATAAAAGGCCAAATGCGGAGAGTCCTGCAAAAGCTGCACTAGAGGAGAGCTCCCACATGTTTGAGAATCGTGTTGTCCAGATGTTGGGCCAAATAAAGCATGGTTCATGTCGTCCTCGAGCTATTTTGTTTAAGGTTCTTGCAGATACAGTAGGTCTTGAAAGTAGGCTCATGGTG GGTTTACCAATTGAGGGGGGCGTTGAGTGTGTTGACTCGTATAAGCACATGTCTGTGATGGTTACATTGAATTCGGTGGAACTGCTTGTAGATCTTATGCGATTTCCGGGCCAACTGATTCCCCGTTCGACTAAGGCCATCTTTATGACCCATATTTCTGCAGCAGGGGAAAGTGATTCTGCAGAAAATGATTCCTGTGATTCACCGCTTGAACCAAATAGCCCCCTCTATGGATATTCTGAGAAGGTGGATCCTGAAAG TGCTGACAAAGATGAAAGATTGCAATTCCATCGAAGATTAGAGGCCTCGAATATTTCTGGTCGGTCCTTGAGAGATCTGATGATCGACAGGAAGTTGAG CTTATCACAGAGTGAACCAAACATTGCGAACACATTTTGGAGACGTAGTCGGAGAAAGGTTGTTGCTGAGCAAAGGACTGCTAGTTCAAG cCCAGAGCATCCTTCTCTTCGAATTCGTGGACGGTCAATGCTAAGTGGTGATAGGAAGTTACATAGAGATTTTGTCAATGAAGCAACTTCATCAAG GTCAGAAGGTGCATCCACTTCAGAAGCTCGAAggataagaagaagaagcataagCATCACCCCAGAGATTGGCGATGATATTGTGAG GGCTGTGCGGGCAATGAATGAGACATTGAAGCAAAACCGACTACTGAGAGAGCAAGGGAATGATAGGTCATTCTCTTTTACTTCAGATGAAAGAAATAGCAAAGATCTACAGAAAGAC cCTCAGGCATCAAGTTTCCATTTTGATGCTCATGATGAAGTCTCTGGTGGAATATCTCCGATGTATGATCGGGAGAATATAAGTTCTCAGAAGGCTATATCGTTGCCCTCATCTCCTCATGAGTTCAGAGGTGAATCCTCTGAGAGAAGCCTTGTAGTGAACTATCCATGCGACAATGAATTGTTTTCGACGTGGAATAAAGTTCTGGAATCTCAAATGTTCAATAACCAACCTTTACTTCCTTACCAAGAGTGGAATATCGCTTTTTCAGAATTGACCGTTGGGACTCGTGTTGGGATAG GGTTCTTTGGGGAAGTTTTCCGTGGCTTATGGAATGGGACAGACGTTGCTATTAAGGTTTTCCTAGAGCAAGATCTTACTGCTGAAAACATGGAAGACTTCTGCAACGAGATTTCCATTCTAAG CCGTCTTCGACATCCTAATG TGATACTATTTTTGGGGGCGTGCACGAGGCCTCCACATCTTTCTATGGTAACCGAGTACATGGAGATGGGCTCCTTGTACTATTTGATCCATTTGAGTGGTCAGAAAAAGAAGCTTAGTTGGAGGCGGAGACTTAAAATGATACGTGATATATGCAG GGGGTTGATGTGCATTCACCGGATGAAGATAGTACATCGTGACTTAAAAAGTGCTAATTGTCTTGTTAATAAGCATTGGACCGTGAAGATATGCGACTTTGGCCTATCAAGGATGATGATAAACTCACCCATGAGAGACTCTTCATCTGCTGGAACACCAGAATGGATGGCTCCTGAGCTTATACGCAATGAACCCTTCACCGAGAAATGTGATATCTTCAGCCTGGGGGTGATAATGTGGGAGCTCTGCACTTTAAATAGACCATGGGATGGTGTGCCACCAGAGAGG GTGGTATATGCAGTAGCTAATGAAGGATCCAGGTTGGATATACCTGAAGGTCCTCTCGGAAGGCTAATCACAG ATTGCTGGGCGGAACCGCAAGAAAGGCCTAGCTGTGAGGAGATTCTCTCCCGGTTGCTTGACTGCGAGTGA
- the LOC115731688 gene encoding trihelix transcription factor ASIL2-like — translation MEPPNGTPPPSPSPPPPPRPSATPLPPLREDCWTEGSTFALIEAWGDRYRALDRGNFSQQDWQDVADSVNSRPGAPSSGKPRRTGVQCKNRIDTLKKKFKLEKARVSDPRDGPGGGYLSPWPFFAGLDALIGSNFPPRKPSRSPTPPPASRSRPKRGASQPARSMLPAVTVPVRPRSHNRTKRAPARSPAGGSFFRPAFSAADEEVAEGEGSERSSSRTKLRSGKGSVERRERGYAELAEAIERLGQIYERVERKKAREMIELEKQRMQFAKDLEQQRMRWFLETQIHLQKIKKLKQTPIDESYL, via the exons ATGGAGCCCCCCAACGGGACTCCCCCGCCGTCCCCTTCCCCTCCCCCGCCGCCCCGCCCCTCCGCcacccccctccctcccctccgCGAGGACTGCTGGACCGAGGGCTCCACCTTCGCCCTCATCGAGGCCTGGGGCGACCGCTACCGAGCCCTCGACCGCGGCAACTTCTCCCAGCAGGACTGGCAGGACGTCGCCGACTCCGTCAACTCCCGCCCCGGCGCCCCCTCCTCCGGCAAGCCCCGCCGCACCGGCGTCCAGTGCAAGAACCGCATCGACACGCTCAAGAAGAAGTTCAAGCTCGAGAAGGCTAGGGTTTCGGATCCCCGCGACGGCCCCGGCGGCGGCTACCTCAGCCCCTGGCCTTTCTTCGCCGGCCTCGACGCCCTGATCGGATCCAACTTCCCGCCGAGGAAGCCCTCGCGGTCGCCGACGCCCCCGCCGGCATCCCGATCGAGGCCGAAGCGAGGGGCCTCTCAGCCGGCTCGGAGCATGCTGCCGGCGGTGACCGTGCCGGTGCGCCCCCGGAGCCACAACCGGACGAAGCGCGCGCCGGCGAGGTCCCCCGCCGGCGGATCGTTTTTCCGGCCTGCCTTCTCGGCGGCGGACGAGGAAGTTGCCGAGGGGGAGGGATCGGAGCGGTCCAGCTCGAGGACGAAATTGAGGTCCGGGAAGGGGAGCgtggagaggagggagagagggtaCGCGGAGTTAGCTGAGGCGATAGAGAGGTTGGGGCAGATATACGAGAGAGTGGAGAGGAAGAAGGCGAGGGAGATGATAGAGCTGGAGAAGCAGAGGATGCAGTTCGCCAAGGACTTGGAGCAGCAGAGGATGCGGTGGTTCTTGGAGACGCAGATTCACCTCCAAAAGATCAAGAAACTGAAGCAGACTCCAATCGACG AGAGTTATTTGTAG